A single region of the Ptychodera flava strain L36383 chromosome 9, AS_Pfla_20210202, whole genome shotgun sequence genome encodes:
- the LOC139141205 gene encoding short transient receptor potential channel 4-like yields the protein MERIDNNALQKFYFASVERGNIGALHGILKSKSLFDINASDSNGKTALQLAIESGRLEVVRTLLNHDVYIGDALFHAIEAKFVKAIELILDNPQGKDLIDAHAGSSSEDIHPDTTPLILAAHHNDYDIIKLLLKRGATPIACTGSSRTEKHTIQHSVGTLNVYKALASEAYMSVIEFETELCEELRRESSKEYEFREQYLELAAKCEQYAADLLGHTRDSNELNIILSHSHDMDAKDIGKEERPMKVLYAVNKNQKKVRR from the exons ATGGAGCGCATAGACAACAACGCGTTGCAGAAATTCTATTTCGCATCGGTGGAGCGGGGCAATATTGGTGCCTTGCATGGGATTTTGAAGAGTAAATCTCTGTTCGATATCAACGCATCGGACTCAAATGGAAAAACCGCTTTGCAGTTGGCGATCGAGTCAGGCAGACTGG AAGTTGTTAGAACACTTCTAAATCATGATGTATATATTGGTGACGCTCTTTTCCATGCTATCGAGGCCAAATTCGTCAAAGCCATCGAACTTATATTGGATAACCCACAA GGAAAGGACCTAATTGATGCCCATGCTGGAAGTTCAAGTGAGGATATCCACCCAGACACAACTCCCCTCATATTAGCTGCGCACCACAATGACTATGACATAATCAAG TTGCTGCTAAAGCGAGGCGCCACACCAATTGCGTGTACTGGTAGCTCTCGGACGGAAAAACACACAATTCAACATTCAGTTGGTACCCTCAATGTCTATAAGGCGCTCGCCAGCGAAGCGTATATGTCTGTCATCGAATTTGAGACAGAA CTTTGCGAGGAACTGCGCCGTGAGAGTTCCAAGGAGTACGAGTTCCGTGAACAGTACCTCGAATTGGCGGCAAAGTGTGAGCAATACGCGGCTGATTTACTCGGTCATACTCGCGATTCTAACGAGCTGAACATTATTCTGAGCCACAGCCATGACATGGACGCCAAAGATATCGGCAAGGAAGAGCGTCCGATGAAAGTACTGTATGCTGTGAATAAGAACCAGAAGAAGGTTAGGCGATGA
- the LOC139140281 gene encoding short transient receptor potential channel 4-like, giving the protein MLAFPVLGLLYLIYPYGKFGRFMRTPYIKFLMHTASYVCFILLLFLSTTHFEHSEADHATGEDENLVDIKIKRRLSQQRGPPPSPVEYFIIMWVIGMTCREIRELWNSSLLEYITNAWNVMDLMQLGLYWAWIGLRLTAIILIYKERLRDREDVGKGCVSHGLCNVSISTELSDTFLDTIPEALENVVAPQNETTLLMLSQIHNHTIHHVENLLEGIATDLLHGVRELIDDMKSSPEYLAAYLNVTQKLTDMNELLSTLDAAALEATPTSLKVDVIRPDLADISYTKPRTEWSQLDPTLLAECVNAVANVISVVRFLRVMVINEYVGPLQISVGRMMNDIMKFMFIFALVWVAFALGLTQVYWSYAADGVYECMMSSETYKECYGKRFFPDVLVSMKTLFWSLYGLIDLEALGVEANHHSVEFFGALLFAGYEIIAVIILLNLLIALMGTTYDSIVQNADIEWKFFRSDMWMEYFRRGTTEAPPFNVLPGTTTIINSYKRLANCIQYRKTQKVQAMKSRSLKEKQEYYKNVCQLLVVRYFAEKSASSGESGDGGHTANSKVSTVVRFEMYDIVQRLEKTFEQFKSEVSGQLQELNSALEESKLAEMQAIEDIKDQLRKM; this is encoded by the exons ATGCTGGCGTTTCCTGTACTAGGTCTGCTTTACCTCATCTATCCTTATGGAAAATTTGGAAGATTCATGAGAACACC GTATATAAAATTTCTGATGCACACGGCATCGTACGTTTGTTTCATACTGCTGTTGTTTCTGTCCACTACACACTTCGAACATTCGGAAGCAGATCACGCCACTGGAGAGGATGAAAACttggttgacattaaaatcaAGCGAAGACTCAGCCAACAGCGCGGACCGCCACCTTCGCCGGTAGAATACTTCATTATCATGTGGGTCATCG GAATGACTTGTCGCGAAATACGAGAACTGTGGAATTCGAGTTTGCTTGAATACATAACAAACGCCTGGAACGTAATGGATTTGATGCAGCTGGGATTGTACTGGGCTTGGATCGGCCTGAGGCTTACAGCAATAATTCTG ATCTATAAAGAGAGACTGCGAGACCGGGAAGACGTTGGGAAGGGGTGCGTTTCACATGGACTGTGTAACGTCAGTATATCAACAGAATTGTCCGACACATTTTTGGACACCATCCCCGAAGCGCTCGAAAACGTTGTTGCTCCGCAGAATGAAACGACGCTGCTAATGCTATCGCAGATACACAACCATACGATTCACCACGTAGAGAATCTTCTGGAGGGAATCGCAACTGATTTGCTACACGGCGTTAGGGAATTAATCGATGACATGAAATCCTCTCCAGAATACCTCGCTGCGTACTTGAACGTGACCCAGAAACTCACAGACATGAATGAACTTCTGTCCACTCTCGATGCGGCTGCGCTAGAAGCGACACCGACTAGTTTGAAGGTCGATGTGATAAGGCCCGACTTGGCAGACATCTCTTACACCAAGCCAAGGACAGAATGGAGCCAACTGGACCCTACTTTGCTCGCCGAATGTGTGAACGCAGTTGCCAACGTCATCAGCGTCGTCCGTTTCCTGAGGGTGATGGTGATCAACGAATATGTGGGACCCCTTCAGATCTCCGTCGGTAGAATGATGAACGATATCATGAAGTTCATGTTCATCTTTGCTTTGGTGTGGGTTGCATTTGCGCTAGGTTTGACTCAAGTGTACTGGTCCTATGCTGCCGATGGAGTCTATGAATGCATGATGTCTTCCGAAACTTACAAGGAATGCTATGGAAAACGATTCTTTCCAGA TGTTTTAGTGTCGATGAAAACGCTGTTCTGGTCACTATACGGACTGATTGACTTGGAGGCACTGGGAGTTGAAGCCAACCATCACTCGGTGGAGTTCTTCGGTGCACTGCTTTTTGCCGGGTACGAGATCATCGCGGTGATCATCTTGCTCAACcttctgattgcattgatgGGGACAACCTATGACAGTATTGTG CAAAACGCTGACATCGAGTGGAAGTTTTTCCGGTCTGACATGTGGATGGAATACTTTCGTCGGGGGACAACAGAGGCACCACCTTTCAACGTTCTTCCAGGTACCACGACAATCATTAATTCCTACAAACGACTCGCCAACTGCATTCAGTATAGGAAAACTCAGAAGGTTCAAGCAATG AAATCAAGGTCACTCAAGGAAAAACAGGAATATTACAAG AATGTTTGTCAGCTGTTGGTCGTGCGATACTTCGCAGAAAAGTCGGCGTCAAGCGGCGAGTCTGGTGATGGCGGCCACACGGCAAATAGTAAAGTATCGACCGTGGTCAG GTTTGAAATGTACGACATTGTGCAGCGTCTGGAGAAGACCTTCGAACAGTTCAAGAGTGAAGTGTCTGGCCAGCTTCAGGAGTTGAACAGCGCCCTCGAAGAGAGCAAACTCGCAGAAATGCAAGCCATCGAAGACATCAAAGACCAGCTGAGAAAAATGTAA
- the LOC139141206 gene encoding uncharacterized protein — translation MFRSENKKKKGENKKKALANINTDLAPLWWYRYVDDTNTAIRKDKVKEFHDYINSIDSCIQFTMEQPEADGSIPFLDTKVTPLIDGKVKTTVYRMPTHTDLYLQRNSNHALNAKLSVPRSLFNRVENVCTNQEDRKKEFEHISHVLQQNGFPTWARSRSSTIKSTKDKQRTINQEHSNSKGFIVIPYIEGTSERIRNTLQKRGIQTYFKSSNTLRDILVKPKDKNKKENMKDVIYQIDCATPGCNAYYIGETSRPLRERFEEHKKKINQLSDSIFQKVNTNLQNCLLVSQSHR, via the exons ATGTTCAGAA GTGAGAACAAGAAGAAGAAAGGTGAGAACAAGAAGAAGGCTCTTGCCAATATAAACACCGACCTGGCACCTCTCTGGTGGTACAGATATGTTGATGATACCAACACAGCAATAAGGAAGGACAAAGTAAAAGAGTTCCATGATTACATCAATAGTATAGATAGCTGCATACAATTCACCATGGAGCAACCAGAAGCTGATGGAAGCATCCCTTTCTTGGACACCAAAGTCACTCCATTAATTGACGGGAAGGTGAAGACCACAGTGTACAGGATGCCAACACATACCGATCTATATCTACAACGGAACAGTAATCATGCACTAAATGCAAAGTTGTCAGTACCAAGATCACTGTTTAACAGGGTAGAAAACGTATGCACAAATCAAGAAGACAGAAAGAAGGAATTTGAACATATAAGCCATGTTTTACAACAGAATGGTTTTCCGACATGGGCCAGATCAAGGTCAAGTACTATCAAATCGACCAAAGATAAGCAAAGAACCATCAACCAGGAACACAGTAACAGCAAAGGTTTCATCGTAATACCATACATCGAAGGCACCAGTGAAAGAATCAGGAATACACTACAAAAGAGAGGAATACAGACATACTTCAAAAGCAGCAACACACTTCGAGATATCCTGGTCAAACCCAAAGATAAGAATAAGAAAGAGAACATGAAAGACGTCATCTACCAAATAGATTGTGCAACACCGGGGTGCAATGCCTATTACATAGGGGAGACCAGTAGACCTCTTAGGGAACGCTTTGAAGAACACAAAAAAAAGATCAATCAGCTATCCGACAGCATATTTCAGAAAGTAAACACAAACCTCCAGAATTGTCTTCTTGTCAGTCAAAGTCATCGATAA